One Pseudonocardia sediminis DNA window includes the following coding sequences:
- a CDS encoding DUF3618 domain-containing protein, which translates to MARDPENIQSEIEKTRDQLADSLDALAERANPKNLIEGGKEQFAEKLADPKVKYSLIAAGAVIGLLVLKSLFR; encoded by the coding sequence GTGGCCCGCGACCCCGAGAACATCCAGAGCGAGATCGAGAAGACCCGGGACCAGCTGGCCGACAGCCTGGACGCGCTGGCCGAGCGCGCCAACCCGAAGAACCTGATCGAGGGCGGCAAGGAGCAGTTCGCCGAGAAGCTCGCCGACCCCAAGGTCAAGTACAGCCTGATCGCGGCCGGCGCCGTCATCGGCCTGCTCGTCCTCAAGTCGCTGTTCCGCTAG
- a CDS encoding rhomboid family intramembrane serine protease encodes MAAPASTPRRPIARVLPPSPRTAAAIMLLFTAFLYLAEVVDQASGNALDYAGVIVPRSVDGLTGIITAPLLHGSWDHLISNTLPFLVFGFLAMAGGTAQWFMVTALIWVTSGIGVWLISPAPVLGVSGVIFGWFLFLLARGFFARSLRQILVAVVLFAIYGGILWGVLPSNPMVSWQAHLFGALGGLLAASIVAKADRRVAGPPPPVLNGGGLGA; translated from the coding sequence ATGGCCGCACCCGCATCCACGCCCCGCCGACCGATCGCGCGCGTGCTGCCGCCGTCGCCGCGCACGGCCGCGGCGATCATGCTGCTGTTCACCGCGTTCCTCTACCTGGCCGAGGTCGTCGACCAGGCCTCGGGCAACGCGCTCGACTACGCCGGGGTGATCGTCCCGCGCTCGGTGGACGGGCTGACCGGCATCATCACCGCGCCGCTGCTGCACGGCAGCTGGGACCACCTGATCAGCAACACCCTGCCGTTCCTGGTCTTCGGCTTCCTGGCCATGGCCGGGGGCACCGCGCAGTGGTTCATGGTCACCGCGCTGATCTGGGTGACCAGCGGGATCGGCGTCTGGCTGATCTCGCCCGCGCCGGTGCTCGGCGTCTCCGGGGTGATCTTCGGATGGTTCCTGTTCCTGCTGGCCCGCGGGTTCTTCGCCCGCAGCCTCCGGCAGATCCTGGTGGCCGTGGTGCTGTTCGCGATCTACGGCGGGATCCTCTGGGGCGTGCTGCCCAGCAACCCGATGGTCTCGTGGCAGGCGCACCTGTTCGGCGCGCTCGGCGGGCTGCTCGCGGCGTCGATCGTCGCGAAGGCCGACCGGCGGGTCGCCGGGCCGCCCCCGCCCGTTCTCAACGGTGGTGGGCTCGGCGCCTAG
- a CDS encoding TVP38/TMEM64 family protein — translation MRWWRPALAGLGVVLVAVLAVMFARAHGIGVVPHLDDLRRVVAETGPWAPVVFVALQVLLNVPPFPRTVFTVAAGVLFGSVWGLFLTLLGTSIAAVLAFLLVRYTGARLVRRYAEHPKAVWVRRRLDHHGTLAVTSLRLIPMVPFAALNYLSGLSAVRFMPYLTGTVLGSIPGTVAIVVLGDAVTGEVPPELLTTSIVCAVVGLAGVVVAARRPLPDEA, via the coding sequence GTGCGGTGGTGGCGACCGGCTCTGGCCGGACTCGGAGTGGTGCTCGTCGCCGTGCTCGCGGTGATGTTCGCCCGCGCGCACGGGATCGGCGTGGTCCCGCACCTCGACGACCTGCGTCGCGTGGTGGCCGAGACCGGGCCGTGGGCGCCGGTCGTGTTCGTCGCGCTGCAGGTCCTGCTCAACGTGCCGCCGTTCCCGCGCACCGTGTTCACCGTCGCGGCCGGGGTGCTGTTCGGCTCGGTCTGGGGCCTGTTCCTGACGCTGCTGGGCACCTCGATCGCGGCCGTGCTGGCGTTCCTGCTGGTCCGCTACACCGGCGCCCGCCTGGTACGCCGCTACGCCGAGCACCCCAAGGCCGTCTGGGTGCGACGACGGCTGGACCACCACGGCACGCTCGCGGTCACGTCGCTGCGCCTGATCCCGATGGTCCCGTTCGCGGCCCTGAACTACCTCTCCGGGCTCTCCGCGGTCCGATTCATGCCCTACCTGACCGGCACCGTCCTGGGCTCCATCCCGGGCACCGTCGCGATCGTGGTGCTGGGCGACGCGGTGACCGGCGAGGTCCCGCCGGAGCTGCTGACGACGTCGATCGTCTGCGCGGTCGTGGGCCTGGCCGGCGTGGTCGTCGCCGCCCGCCGGCCCCTCCCGGACGAGGCCTGA
- a CDS encoding MBL fold metallo-hydrolase, which produces MRLIVLGCSGSGPGPGSPASGYLVEAGDARFTLDLGNGTFGALQRHLDPWALDAVAFSHLHADHCSDFASLVVHRRYHPRPPYDATASKLAVHAPGEAPDRFAAAYAPSAAERAGTDLTDVFTFHALTPGSTSSIGDARLSATPVDHPCETYALRVEHEGRTLVYSGDTGPCDGLVTAARGADVLLCEASWPHSDDAPAGVHLSGRQAGEHAAAAGVGRLLLTHVPAWCDPQELLAEAKAVFDGPIDLVHPDEAFDI; this is translated from the coding sequence ATGCGGCTGATCGTGCTCGGGTGTTCCGGCAGCGGCCCCGGGCCCGGGTCACCGGCGTCGGGCTATCTCGTGGAGGCCGGTGACGCGCGGTTCACCCTGGACCTCGGCAACGGCACGTTCGGCGCCCTGCAGCGCCACCTCGATCCGTGGGCGCTCGACGCCGTCGCGTTCAGCCACCTGCACGCCGACCACTGCTCGGACTTCGCGTCCCTGGTCGTGCACCGCCGCTACCACCCGCGCCCGCCCTACGACGCGACCGCGTCGAAGCTGGCCGTGCACGCCCCCGGTGAGGCCCCGGACCGGTTCGCCGCCGCCTACGCGCCCTCGGCCGCCGAACGCGCCGGGACCGACCTGACCGACGTGTTCACGTTCCACGCCCTGACGCCCGGGAGCACCTCGTCGATCGGTGACGCGCGCCTGAGCGCCACCCCCGTCGACCACCCGTGCGAGACCTACGCGCTGCGCGTCGAGCACGAGGGCCGGACGCTCGTCTACAGCGGCGACACCGGGCCGTGCGACGGCCTGGTCACCGCGGCCCGGGGCGCCGACGTGCTGCTCTGCGAGGCCAGCTGGCCGCACAGCGACGACGCGCCGGCCGGCGTGCACCTGTCCGGGCGCCAGGCCGGCGAGCATGCGGCCGCGGCCGGGGTGGGACGTCTGCTGCTCACCCACGTCCCGGCCTGGTGCGACCCGCAGGAGCTGCTCGCCGAGGCCAAGGCCGTGTTCGACGGCCCGATCGACCTCGTGCACCCGGACGAGGCCTTCGACATCTGA
- a CDS encoding helix-turn-helix transcriptional regulator, with product MTGGWPLVGRSATLRAIVATARSGRRTGAVLVGPPGVGRTRLARAALAAVCGAEAPRTGAGARGSGGGAPARWAPCWVMAGSSTASIPLGAMAHLFPDLDPVGSPTARLLREARHRLLAHAGDARLVLAVDDAHVLDETSAILLQQLAVSGDAFVIVTVPSGVVVPSPVFALWKEGLTERIDIAELDRGQSDRLVVHALCDDEPGTIVDGGALAHLWRLARGNPLFLRELVDGGRAGGALRRVGAVWRWEGPFPGTPRLVEMVAAQTGVLDDAEQDLMRVLAFGQPLDSEVAADLFDPDALASAESRGLLASSRVGNRVDLHLAHPLHTEILRGRVTPLQEREIYRRLSEAVVSGGGLRDEDRWRTVSWQVAQGLPTDPRELLRAATELRARHPELAGRLLAAAVEQNGDAPGRLALAGGLIRLGHVEQAESVLAELDARAGAGEPGAAGVRLDAAVVRVHNLYWGLRAFGRVDEVLRAIPGTGPDEGDGDEPAALTVLRAFRALLGGQPVEAARIVAPVADDDTAGLPALAVAAMASAKSGRYGATVGYAKRADPMAPGLEDGGWLRFQVLAAWWYALVQSGDLDAADALALPCHRAAVDRELDRYSALFATWLGIVAGRRGRVATASHWLLEAAAAVPADGFSFTMPLVGELAVAMASSGRVARAKAVLAEGERVPGDMLLTGWAHPARVFVAGIEGRTSHAATIALAAADGAETHGHRLQALHTAVRAGLTGEVTDRLTVLAADAEGPLERAYGAHAAALAGTDADGLDRVAVRFADLGFVLLAAEAAAQAAHAHRAAGRTGSSAASASRARAWAQDCEGAHTPALGLLEGSSDLTPREHEIAALAATGMTSKAIAGELVVSVRTVDNVLRSVYAKLGVSGRGDLTQVAGIRPGA from the coding sequence GTGACCGGGGGATGGCCGCTGGTCGGGCGGTCCGCCACGCTGCGCGCGATCGTCGCGACCGCGCGCTCCGGACGCCGGACCGGGGCGGTGCTGGTCGGCCCGCCCGGGGTGGGCCGCACCCGGCTCGCCCGCGCCGCGCTGGCGGCCGTCTGCGGCGCCGAGGCCCCCCGCACCGGTGCCGGGGCCCGCGGTTCCGGCGGTGGTGCGCCCGCCCGGTGGGCGCCGTGCTGGGTGATGGCCGGCAGCTCGACGGCGTCGATCCCGCTCGGCGCGATGGCGCACCTGTTCCCGGACCTGGACCCGGTCGGCTCCCCGACCGCCCGCCTGCTGCGCGAGGCCCGGCACCGCCTGCTCGCCCACGCCGGCGACGCACGGCTGGTGCTGGCCGTCGACGACGCGCACGTGCTGGACGAGACGTCGGCGATCCTGCTGCAGCAGCTGGCCGTCTCCGGCGACGCGTTCGTGATCGTCACCGTGCCGTCCGGGGTGGTGGTCCCCTCGCCGGTGTTCGCGCTGTGGAAGGAGGGCCTCACCGAGCGGATCGACATCGCCGAGCTCGACCGCGGGCAGAGTGACCGGCTGGTGGTGCACGCGCTCTGCGACGACGAGCCGGGCACGATCGTCGACGGCGGCGCGCTGGCGCACCTGTGGCGCCTGGCCCGGGGCAACCCGCTGTTCCTGCGCGAGCTCGTCGACGGCGGGCGGGCCGGTGGAGCGCTGCGCCGGGTCGGCGCGGTGTGGCGGTGGGAGGGCCCGTTCCCCGGCACCCCGCGCCTGGTCGAGATGGTGGCCGCGCAGACCGGCGTGCTCGACGACGCCGAGCAGGACCTGATGCGGGTGCTCGCGTTCGGGCAGCCGCTCGACAGCGAGGTCGCGGCCGACCTGTTCGACCCCGACGCGCTCGCCTCCGCCGAGAGCCGCGGCCTGCTCGCGTCGTCCCGCGTCGGGAACCGGGTGGACCTGCACCTGGCGCACCCGCTGCACACCGAGATCCTGCGCGGGCGGGTCACCCCGCTGCAGGAGCGCGAGATCTACCGGCGGCTCTCCGAGGCCGTCGTCTCCGGCGGCGGGCTCCGCGACGAGGACCGCTGGCGCACGGTGTCCTGGCAGGTCGCGCAGGGTCTGCCGACCGACCCGCGGGAGCTCCTCCGGGCCGCGACCGAGCTGCGTGCCCGCCACCCCGAGCTGGCCGGGCGGCTGCTCGCCGCGGCCGTCGAGCAGAACGGTGACGCGCCGGGACGGCTGGCGCTGGCCGGTGGGCTGATCCGGCTCGGGCACGTCGAGCAGGCCGAGTCGGTGCTCGCCGAGCTCGACGCCCGGGCCGGTGCCGGGGAGCCGGGCGCGGCCGGGGTGCGGCTCGACGCCGCCGTCGTCCGGGTGCACAACCTCTACTGGGGCCTGCGCGCGTTCGGCCGCGTCGACGAGGTCCTGCGGGCGATCCCGGGGACCGGGCCGGACGAGGGGGACGGCGACGAACCGGCCGCGCTGACGGTGCTGCGGGCGTTCCGGGCGTTGCTCGGCGGGCAGCCGGTCGAGGCCGCACGGATCGTCGCCCCCGTCGCCGACGACGACACGGCCGGGCTGCCCGCGCTCGCGGTGGCCGCGATGGCCTCGGCGAAGTCCGGGCGCTACGGCGCGACCGTCGGCTACGCCAAGCGGGCCGACCCGATGGCACCGGGTCTCGAGGACGGCGGCTGGCTGCGGTTCCAGGTGCTCGCGGCGTGGTGGTATGCGCTCGTGCAGTCCGGGGACCTCGACGCCGCGGACGCGCTCGCCCTGCCCTGTCACCGCGCCGCCGTGGACCGGGAGCTGGACCGCTACTCCGCGCTGTTCGCGACCTGGCTGGGGATCGTGGCCGGTCGCCGCGGGCGCGTGGCGACGGCGTCGCACTGGCTGCTGGAGGCCGCCGCGGCGGTGCCGGCCGACGGTTTCTCGTTCACGATGCCGCTGGTCGGCGAGCTGGCGGTCGCGATGGCGAGCTCCGGCCGGGTCGCCCGGGCGAAGGCGGTGCTGGCCGAGGGCGAGCGCGTCCCCGGGGACATGCTGCTCACCGGATGGGCGCACCCGGCGCGGGTGTTCGTCGCCGGGATCGAGGGGCGGACCTCGCACGCGGCGACGATCGCGCTCGCCGCCGCCGACGGCGCCGAGACCCACGGGCACCGGCTGCAGGCGCTGCACACCGCCGTCCGGGCCGGACTGACCGGCGAGGTGACCGACCGCCTGACCGTGCTGGCCGCCGATGCCGAGGGCCCGCTGGAACGGGCCTACGGCGCGCACGCGGCCGCGCTCGCCGGGACCGACGCGGACGGTCTGGACCGGGTGGCGGTGCGCTTCGCCGACCTGGGGTTCGTGCTGCTGGCCGCGGAGGCGGCGGCGCAGGCCGCGCACGCCCACCGCGCGGCCGGCCGGACCGGGTCGTCGGCGGCCTCGGCGTCACGCGCCCGGGCGTGGGCCCAGGACTGCGAGGGCGCGCACACCCCGGCGCTGGGGCTGCTGGAGGGGTCCAGCGACCTCACCCCGCGCGAGCACGAGATCGCCGCCCTGGCCGCCACCGGGATGACCAGCAAGGCCATCGCCGGTGAGCTGGTCGTGTCGGTACGCACCGTGGACAACGTGCTGCGCTCGGTCTACGCCAAGCTCGGGGTGTCCGGTCGGGGCGACCTGACCCAGGTCGCCGGGATCCGTCCCGGCGCCTGA
- a CDS encoding non-canonical purine NTP pyrophosphatase — protein sequence MKLLLATRNASKLVELRRIMEGAGLDGVEVLGLADVPEFPEAPETGATFAENALAKARDAANATGLTAVADDSGLTTDALNGMPGVLSARWCGHHGDDVANLNLLLGQLADVPDERRGAAFVCAAALVVPGSGDAAAPDADGTVPGQTVVHGTWRGTLLRAPRGTNGFGYDPIFVPDGETRSSAELAAEEKDALSHRGTALRALVPHVLALTGR from the coding sequence GTGAAGCTCCTGCTCGCGACCCGCAACGCCTCCAAGCTCGTCGAGCTGCGGCGGATCATGGAGGGGGCGGGGCTCGACGGGGTCGAGGTCCTGGGTCTCGCCGACGTCCCCGAGTTCCCGGAGGCCCCGGAGACCGGCGCGACGTTCGCCGAGAACGCCCTGGCCAAGGCCCGGGACGCCGCGAACGCGACCGGCCTGACCGCCGTCGCCGACGACTCCGGTCTGACCACCGACGCGCTCAACGGGATGCCCGGCGTGCTCTCCGCGCGCTGGTGCGGTCACCACGGTGACGACGTGGCGAACCTGAACCTGCTCCTGGGCCAGCTCGCCGACGTCCCCGACGAGCGGCGCGGCGCGGCGTTCGTGTGCGCCGCGGCGTTGGTCGTCCCGGGCTCCGGCGACGCCGCCGCGCCGGACGCCGACGGCACCGTCCCGGGACAGACCGTCGTGCACGGGACCTGGCGCGGGACGCTCCTGCGCGCGCCCCGCGGCACCAACGGGTTCGGCTACGACCCGATCTTCGTCCCCGACGGCGAGACGCGGTCCTCGGCCGAGCTCGCCGCCGAGGAGAAGGACGCACTGTCGCACCGCGGGACCGCACTGCGGGCACTCGTCCCGCACGTCCTCGCGCTCACCGGCCGCTGA
- a CDS encoding carboxymuconolactone decarboxylase family protein, which produces MSGDDDTTGNPDSSPHGLDPDGLAVRREVLGHDYVQAAIDKIDDTTEEFQRLITRYAWNEIWTRPGLDRRMRSAVTLTALVAHGHWEELELHLRGALRNGLSPAEIVEILMQTAIYCGVPAANSAFRIAKRVLAEDAPA; this is translated from the coding sequence GTGAGCGGTGACGACGACACGACCGGCAACCCCGACAGCTCCCCGCACGGCCTCGACCCGGACGGCCTCGCGGTGCGCCGCGAGGTGCTGGGCCACGACTACGTCCAGGCGGCGATCGACAAGATCGACGACACGACCGAGGAGTTCCAGCGGCTGATCACCCGCTACGCCTGGAACGAGATCTGGACCCGCCCCGGGCTCGACCGGCGGATGCGCAGCGCGGTGACGCTGACCGCGCTCGTCGCGCACGGGCACTGGGAGGAGCTGGAGCTGCACCTGCGCGGTGCCCTGCGCAACGGCCTGAGCCCGGCCGAGATCGTCGAGATCCTGATGCAGACCGCGATCTACTGCGGGGTCCCGGCCGCGAACTCGGCGTTCCGGATCGCGAAGCGGGTACTGGCCGAGGACGCACCCGCCTGA
- the murI gene encoding glutamate racemase — protein MSDPRDAPIGIFDSGVGGLTVARAVIDQLPAEQIVYVGDTANGPYGPLRIADIRRHALAIGDDLVERGVKALVIACNTASAACLADARERYPVPVVEVLRPAVRRAVAATRTGKIGVIGTKATIASGAYADAFDAARDVEVTSVACPRFVDFVERGTTSGRQILGLAQSYLEPLQRARCDTVVLGCTHYPLLAGVLQIVLGPDVTLVSSADETAKDVVRTLHSRDLLRDATEPAEPHRFLATGDPEPFRRLGRRFLGPEIGPVVGRAGVTPVP, from the coding sequence GTGAGTGACCCTCGCGACGCCCCGATCGGCATCTTCGACTCCGGCGTCGGTGGTCTCACCGTGGCCCGCGCGGTGATCGACCAGCTGCCCGCCGAGCAGATCGTCTACGTCGGCGACACCGCGAACGGCCCGTACGGCCCGCTGCGGATCGCCGACATCCGGCGGCACGCTCTCGCGATCGGCGACGACCTCGTCGAACGCGGGGTGAAGGCCCTGGTCATCGCGTGCAACACGGCGTCCGCGGCCTGCCTGGCCGACGCCCGGGAGCGCTACCCGGTGCCGGTCGTGGAGGTGCTGCGCCCGGCCGTGCGACGGGCCGTCGCCGCCACCCGGACCGGCAAGATCGGCGTGATCGGGACGAAGGCCACGATCGCCTCCGGCGCCTACGCCGACGCGTTCGACGCCGCCCGCGACGTCGAGGTCACCTCGGTGGCCTGCCCGCGGTTCGTCGACTTCGTCGAGCGCGGCACCACCAGCGGGCGGCAGATCCTCGGTCTGGCCCAGAGCTACCTGGAGCCGCTGCAGCGGGCCCGCTGCGACACCGTCGTCCTCGGGTGCACGCACTACCCGCTGCTGGCCGGGGTGCTGCAGATCGTGCTCGGTCCCGACGTCACGCTCGTCTCCAGCGCCGACGAGACGGCCAAGGACGTCGTGCGCACGCTGCACTCCCGCGACCTGCTCCGCGACGCCACCGAGCCCGCCGAGCCGCACCGGTTCCTCGCCACCGGCGACCCGGAGCCCTTCCGGCGCCTGGGCCGACGCTTCCTCGGCCCGGAGATCGGGCCGGTCGTGGGGCGGGCCGGCGTCACACCGGTGCCGTGA
- a CDS encoding Hsp70 family protein has translation MGYGLGVDLGTTFTAAAVERDGRVEMATLGDRTAAVPSVVLLRADGTVLTGDAADRRASTEPDRVAREVKRRLGDPMPVILGGTPQPVQELMAMQLRDVVRAVAEREGGPADTVTLTHPANWGPYKRELFGQIPVRAGLADVRMLTEPEAAAAHYASTERVPDGAVVAVYDLGGGTFDATVLRVDPAGRRAGGFEILGTPEGIEGLGGIDFDEAVFAHVDRVLDGAVSALDPADVRATGAAIRLRQECVLAKEALSADTETTIPVLLPAIQTEVRLTRGELEDMIRPSVAATVESMRRALASAGVTADELHTVLLVGGSSRIPAVARTVSSELGRPTSVDAHPKHAIALGAAAVSGRTATPTEAAAVGVAGAWDDVPGDDTPTPPGGIPVVGPGPGAGVPIGPGAPVNPGAPVGTGAYAVPAAFASAGLAGAAAGPDTATAAMAGYAADEPEQTMPASAVSGPGALAAGAPPPSLAAPAGPKRRRRIGIAVGGGVLVAAAAVAAALFYGAASGSAPEGPVVVTPSATPVVATTAPPEPVEPESPVQVTDEPTAEEPAPDDGAGAAAVAPDPAPAVAPAPDPVVRKPTTRPKTDTHPSKTHTATSTPKSTETSTATTEPDCCSTSGHSG, from the coding sequence ATGGGATACGGGCTGGGTGTCGACCTCGGCACCACGTTCACGGCGGCGGCGGTCGAGCGCGACGGTCGTGTCGAGATGGCCACGCTCGGGGACCGGACGGCCGCCGTCCCGTCGGTGGTGCTGCTGCGGGCCGACGGCACCGTGCTCACCGGAGACGCCGCCGACCGGCGTGCGTCCACCGAGCCGGACCGGGTCGCCCGCGAGGTCAAACGCCGCCTCGGCGACCCGATGCCGGTGATCCTGGGCGGGACGCCGCAGCCGGTCCAGGAGCTGATGGCGATGCAGCTGCGCGACGTCGTCCGTGCCGTCGCCGAGCGGGAGGGCGGCCCGGCGGACACGGTGACGCTCACCCACCCGGCCAACTGGGGCCCCTACAAGCGCGAGCTGTTCGGGCAGATCCCGGTGCGTGCCGGCCTGGCCGACGTCCGAATGCTGACCGAGCCCGAGGCGGCGGCCGCGCACTACGCCTCCACCGAGCGGGTGCCCGACGGCGCGGTCGTCGCCGTCTACGACCTGGGCGGCGGCACGTTCGACGCGACCGTGCTGCGCGTCGACCCCGCCGGGCGCCGGGCCGGGGGCTTCGAGATCCTCGGCACGCCGGAGGGCATCGAGGGCCTCGGCGGCATCGACTTCGACGAGGCCGTGTTCGCCCACGTCGACCGCGTCCTCGACGGCGCGGTGTCCGCGCTCGACCCCGCCGACGTGCGCGCCACCGGTGCGGCGATCCGGCTGCGGCAGGAGTGCGTGCTGGCCAAGGAGGCGCTCTCGGCGGACACCGAGACGACGATCCCGGTGCTGCTCCCGGCGATCCAGACCGAGGTACGGCTGACCCGCGGCGAGCTGGAGGACATGATCCGGCCCTCGGTCGCGGCGACCGTCGAGTCGATGCGCCGCGCCCTGGCCTCGGCCGGGGTGACGGCCGACGAGCTCCATACCGTTCTGCTGGTCGGCGGGTCGTCGCGGATCCCGGCCGTGGCGCGGACGGTGTCGTCCGAGCTGGGCCGCCCGACGTCGGTGGACGCCCACCCCAAGCACGCGATCGCCCTCGGTGCGGCCGCCGTCTCCGGCCGGACCGCCACGCCCACCGAGGCCGCCGCGGTGGGTGTGGCCGGTGCCTGGGACGACGTCCCGGGCGACGACACCCCGACCCCGCCCGGCGGGATCCCGGTCGTCGGCCCCGGGCCGGGCGCCGGGGTGCCGATCGGCCCCGGTGCGCCCGTCAACCCCGGGGCGCCGGTCGGGACCGGCGCCTACGCCGTCCCGGCCGCGTTCGCGAGCGCCGGACTCGCGGGAGCCGCGGCCGGTCCCGACACCGCGACCGCCGCCATGGCGGGGTACGCCGCGGACGAGCCGGAGCAGACGATGCCGGCGTCCGCGGTGTCCGGACCGGGCGCGCTCGCGGCCGGGGCGCCGCCGCCGTCACTGGCGGCACCGGCCGGGCCGAAGCGCCGCCGCCGGATCGGGATCGCCGTGGGTGGGGGCGTCCTCGTCGCCGCGGCCGCGGTGGCCGCCGCGCTGTTCTACGGCGCCGCGTCCGGGTCCGCCCCGGAGGGGCCGGTGGTCGTGACCCCGTCCGCGACGCCGGTCGTCGCCACCACCGCCCCGCCGGAGCCGGTCGAGCCGGAGTCACCGGTGCAGGTCACCGACGAGCCGACGGCCGAGGAGCCCGCCCCCGACGACGGCGCGGGCGCCGCGGCGGTGGCGCCGGACCCGGCCCCGGCGGTGGCTCCCGCCCCGGACCCGGTGGTGAGGAAGCCGACGACGAGGCCGAAGACCGACACGCACCCGTCGAAGACCCACACGGCGACGTCGACCCCGAAGTCCACCGAGACGTCCACCGCGACCACGGAGCCGGACTGCTGCTCCACGTCCGGGCACTCGGGGTAG
- the bcp gene encoding thioredoxin-dependent thiol peroxidase codes for MSTRLTAGDPAPDFTLDDADGKPVSLSDLRGRKVVVYFYPAASTPGCTKEACDFRDNLGELNGAGIDVLGISPDKPAKLAKFRDAEELTFPLLSDPDKEVLTAWGAFGEKQMYGKTVTGVIRSTFLVDEEGTIADAQYNVRATGHVAKLRRDWKV; via the coding sequence ATGAGCACCCGGCTGACCGCGGGCGACCCCGCACCCGACTTCACCCTCGACGACGCCGACGGCAAGCCCGTCTCGCTGTCCGACCTCCGCGGACGCAAGGTCGTCGTCTACTTCTACCCGGCCGCCAGCACGCCCGGCTGCACGAAGGAGGCCTGCGACTTCCGGGACAACCTGGGCGAGCTCAACGGCGCCGGGATCGACGTCCTGGGCATCTCCCCGGACAAGCCGGCCAAGCTCGCGAAGTTCCGCGACGCCGAGGAGCTGACGTTCCCGCTCCTGTCCGACCCGGACAAGGAGGTCCTCACCGCCTGGGGCGCCTTCGGTGAGAAGCAGATGTACGGCAAGACCGTCACCGGCGTCATCCGCTCGACCTTCCTGGTCGACGAGGAGGGCACGATCGCCGACGCGCAGTACAACGTCCGCGCGACCGGTCACGTCGCCAAGCTCCGCCGCGACTGGAAGGTCTGA
- the rph gene encoding ribonuclease PH — protein MTRPDGRKDTRADGRTDDELRPVTITRGFQKHPAGSVLVEFGDTKVLCAASVTEGVPRWRKGSGLGWLTAEYAMLPSATNTRSDRESVKGRVGGRTHEISRLIGRSLRACIDLKALGENTIALDCDVLQADGGTRTAAITGAYVALVDAVAWLGERGKLADPKPIHAQVAAISVGVVDGRVRLDLPYEEDSRAEVDTNVVATETGTLIEVQGTGEGATFSRSTLDAMLDSALAGISRLATIQNEALAAPHPRETAAAETAGPDEEAR, from the coding sequence GTGACGCGACCAGACGGCAGGAAAGACACCAGGGCAGACGGCCGGACCGACGACGAGCTGCGCCCGGTGACGATCACCCGCGGCTTCCAGAAGCACCCCGCGGGCTCCGTGCTCGTCGAGTTCGGCGACACGAAGGTGCTGTGCGCGGCGAGCGTGACCGAGGGCGTCCCGCGCTGGCGCAAGGGGTCCGGGCTCGGCTGGCTGACCGCCGAGTACGCGATGCTGCCCTCGGCGACGAACACCCGTTCCGACCGCGAGTCGGTCAAGGGCCGCGTCGGCGGGCGCACGCACGAGATCAGCCGCCTGATCGGTCGCTCGCTGCGCGCCTGCATCGACCTCAAGGCCCTCGGCGAGAACACGATCGCGCTGGACTGCGACGTGCTCCAGGCCGACGGCGGCACCCGCACCGCGGCCATCACCGGCGCCTACGTGGCGCTGGTCGACGCCGTGGCGTGGCTGGGGGAGCGCGGCAAGCTGGCCGACCCGAAGCCGATCCACGCCCAGGTCGCCGCGATCTCCGTCGGCGTCGTCGACGGGCGGGTGCGGCTCGACCTCCCCTACGAGGAGGACTCGCGCGCCGAGGTGGACACGAACGTCGTCGCCACCGAGACCGGAACGCTGATCGAGGTCCAGGGCACCGGCGAGGGCGCCACCTTCTCCCGCTCCACCCTCGACGCGATGCTGGACTCCGCCCTGGCCGGGATCAGCCGCCTCGCGACGATCCAGAACGAGGCCCTCGCCGCGCCGCACCCGCGCGAGACCGCCGCCGCGGAGACGGCGGGGCCGGACGAGGAGGCGAGGTGA